A part of Anolis sagrei isolate rAnoSag1 chromosome 3, rAnoSag1.mat, whole genome shotgun sequence genomic DNA contains:
- the GPR148 gene encoding probable G-protein coupled receptor 148: MEYLSCVSEVSERILNESFFYRGLRANTSFSLDTASSHNNSFSLDTASSQNTSFSLDTASLQSINEWIAYPPYFKINMFLIPPVICLIAAILVIPFILFVIFSQGNIRQETRYLLLGNALLCDLLYLILYTMSEVFSVSYLKLPQIACVALLFLLAMTYCGGLLTGVAMVLDTYLAILWPLHYLSILPSARTKKVILFLWISSGIFPGIVFLILGSTEKPSVCPVEDCSVPIILAMTLQGNNAVKCCYVLSVSALFLCLSLILCCYMILYFKTKESGIWKSIFSRARVTFLMHQIILFFHFSPVLATVVESLLYVNAIIGPRTGMWLSLVVCNVLIIIPKALSPYLYGLRYREISSSLKFLLRRKRSTVVAPTSLA, translated from the coding sequence ATGGAATACTTGTCATGTGTATCTGAAGTATCTGAAAGGATTTTGAATGAGAGCTTCTTTTACAGGGGACTTCGAGCCAATACCTCCTTCTCTTTGGACACAGCCTCTTCGCACAATAACTCCTTCTCTTTGGACACAGCCTCTTCGCAGAATACCTCCTTCTCTTTGGATACAGCCTCTTTGCAAAGCATCAATGAATGGATTGCCTATCCTCCATATTTTAAGATAAACATGTttttgatcccaccagttatATGCCTAATAGCAGCCATCCTGGTCATTCCTTTCATCTTGTTTGTCATTTTCTCCCAAGGCAACATCCGTCAGGAAACAAGGTACTTGCTGCTGGGGAACGCTTTACTTTGTGATTTGCTATATCTGATACTCTACACCATGTCTGAGGTTTTCAGTGTGTCTTACCTCAAGCTTCCCCAAATTGCTTGCGTGGCCCTGTTGTTTTTGTTGGCAATGACTTACTGTGGTGGGCTGCTAACAGGGGTAGCCATGGTCCTGGACACCTACCTGGCCATTCTTTGGCCTTTACATTATCTCTCCATTTTGCCCTCTGCGCGCACCAAGAAAGTGATACTATTCTTATGGATCTCCTCTGGGATTTTCCCTGGGATTGTCTTCTTAATACTTGGGAGCACTGAGAAACCCAGTGTGTGTCCCGTGGAAGACTGTTCTGTTCCGATAATCCTGGCAATGACTTTACAAGGAAACAATGCAGTGAAATGTTGCTATGTGCTCTCGGTCTCTGCCCTTTTTCTCTGCCTGTCCCTCATTCTCTGCTGTTATATGATCCTGTATTTCAAAACAAAAGAGTCAGGGATATGGAAGAGCATTTTCTCTAGAGCCAGAGTGACATTCCTGATGCACCAAATTATCTTGTTCTTCCATTTCTCTCCTGTCTTGGCCACTGTGGTGGAGTCACTACTGTATGTCAATGCTATCATAGGGCCACGGACAGGGATGTGGCTCTCTCTGGTTGTCTGCAATGTGTTGATCATAATACCCAAAGCTTTGTCACCTTATCTGTATGGGCTCAGATACAGGGAGATCTCCTCCTCCCTCAAGTTCTTGCTTAGACGGAAACGTTCTACTGTTGTGGCTCCTACGTCACTTGCTTGA